A genomic window from Flavobacterium azooxidireducens includes:
- a CDS encoding GlcG/HbpS family heme-binding protein codes for MKYSIYLFVFITSFGYSQKKVPEQLKPIQENKYLSTVDLLTQDAAFELMKRANQEAQRLSKNVSIAILDHSGTLVLLVKGDGVGPHNTEAARRKAYTALSTKTSTLMLLRNAESNNDTKNLNTLPELLLLSGGVPLWHNGIVIGSIGVAGGGSPENDDAIAKSASIPEFGIQPSN; via the coding sequence ATGAAATATTCAATCTATTTGTTTGTTTTTATAACTTCTTTCGGTTATAGTCAAAAGAAAGTACCGGAGCAGTTGAAACCAATTCAGGAAAATAAGTATTTAAGTACTGTTGATTTGTTGACTCAAGATGCTGCTTTTGAATTGATGAAACGTGCTAATCAAGAAGCCCAACGCCTCTCAAAAAATGTTTCTATTGCTATCTTAGATCATTCAGGAACTTTAGTTTTACTGGTAAAAGGAGATGGTGTTGGCCCTCACAATACCGAAGCTGCCAGACGAAAAGCCTATACCGCTTTATCAACTAAAACTTCAACCTTAATGCTATTAAGAAATGCAGAAAGCAATAATGATACTAAAAATTTAAATACACTTCCGGAGTTATTGTTGTTAAGTGGTGGAGTTCCATTATGGCATAATGGAATAGTCATCGGAAGTATTGGTGTTGCCGGCGGAGGCAGTCCTGAAAATGATGATGCTATTGCAAAATCGGCTTCGATTCCTGAATTTGGTATTCAACCTTCAAATTAA
- the uraH gene encoding hydroxyisourate hydrolase, producing the protein MKNLISTFLFILISMTSFAQTSRHQLSSHILDISKGMPASNVSIKLEKMNEKTKVWTFIEEKKTDKNGRITDFLSTEKDNNGIYKLTYFTSDYFKENKTESFYPFIEVVFEIKDNSHYHVPITLSAFGYSTYRGN; encoded by the coding sequence ATGAAAAATTTAATCTCAACCTTTCTATTTATTTTAATTTCGATGACTTCTTTTGCTCAAACAAGTAGACACCAATTATCGAGTCACATTTTAGACATTTCTAAAGGCATGCCTGCTTCGAATGTATCCATTAAATTAGAGAAAATGAATGAAAAAACAAAAGTATGGACTTTTATAGAAGAGAAGAAAACAGACAAAAATGGAAGAATTACTGACTTTCTTAGTACTGAAAAAGACAATAATGGAATTTACAAACTGACCTATTTTACTAGTGATTATTTCAAAGAAAATAAAACTGAGAGTTTTTATCCATTTATTGAAGTTGTTTTTGAGATAAAAGACAATAGTCATTATCATGTTCCTATTACTCTTTCGGCATTTGGTTATTCCACTTACAGAGGGAATTAA
- a CDS encoding IS110 family RNA-guided transposase produces the protein MNKFKHFLGIDVSKEYFDAVVILNGNNKKTFHNQFTNDFKGIRSLCKWLKDQDATFDNTLVCLEHTGMYSKLIIKYLTGYNFSLWVEMSLKIIRSIGVQRGKNDKVDAERIAYYAMKNADEATIYKAPSMSVEKIRKLLSLRDKLTTTKACLIRNVKELKTFDLELSKLLDKFQKNTIKGIEEDLKKIEKQLDELIIEDENINKIFNQATSVPGIGKITALFLICFTNEFTLYSNPRQLACYAGVVPFEYTSGKSVRAKPKVHYMANKKLKKQLHLCALCAATYDSEIKEYYQRKVAEGKNKMLVLNNVRNKLIHRVCACIREDKMYEKRQIA, from the coding sequence ATGAACAAATTTAAACATTTTTTAGGTATTGATGTATCAAAAGAATATTTTGATGCTGTTGTGATTTTGAATGGTAATAACAAGAAAACATTTCACAATCAATTCACTAATGATTTCAAAGGGATTAGGTCACTATGCAAGTGGCTTAAAGATCAAGACGCAACGTTTGATAACACACTTGTATGTTTAGAGCATACAGGGATGTATAGTAAGTTAATTATTAAGTATTTGACGGGTTATAACTTCTCGCTTTGGGTTGAAATGTCTCTTAAAATTATACGAAGTATAGGAGTTCAACGTGGAAAAAATGATAAAGTTGATGCTGAAAGAATTGCCTATTATGCAATGAAAAATGCTGATGAAGCAACTATTTATAAAGCACCTAGTATGTCTGTAGAGAAGATTAGAAAACTACTTTCTCTTAGAGATAAATTAACCACTACTAAAGCTTGTTTGATTCGTAATGTTAAAGAACTTAAAACTTTCGATTTAGAACTATCAAAATTGTTAGACAAATTTCAAAAAAATACTATCAAAGGAATTGAAGAAGATTTAAAAAAAATTGAAAAGCAATTAGATGAACTAATAATAGAAGATGAAAATATCAATAAAATTTTCAATCAAGCTACATCAGTTCCAGGAATAGGTAAAATAACTGCTTTGTTTTTAATATGTTTTACTAATGAATTTACGCTATATTCAAATCCAAGGCAATTGGCTTGTTATGCAGGCGTAGTTCCATTTGAATACACTTCGGGTAAATCAGTCAGGGCAAAACCTAAAGTCCATTATATGGCAAATAAAAAATTAAAAAAGCAATTACATCTATGTGCTCTCTGTGCTGCGACTTACGATTCTGAGATAAAAGAATACTATCAAAGAAAAGTTGCTGAAGGGAAAAATAAAATGCTTGTATTAAACAATGTTAGAAACAAATTAATACATCGAGTTTGTGCTTGTATCAGAGAAGATAAAATGTACGAGAAAAGACAAATAGCTTAA
- the queG gene encoding tRNA epoxyqueuosine(34) reductase QueG yields MNKDHLSSIIKSEAKRLGFLSCGISKAGFLEEEAPRLESWLNKNMNGQMSYMENHFDKRLDPTLLVDGAKSVISLLLNYYPSEFQNEESYKISKYAYGQDYHFVIKEKLKELLHFIQTEIGEVSGRAFVDSAPVLDKAWAAKSGLGWMGKNTNLITQKVGSFYFIAELIVDLELEYDNPTTDHCGSCTACIDACPTEAIVAPYVVDGSKCISYFTIELKENIPTEMKDKFDNWVFGCDVCQDVCPWNRFSKSHNEPLFQANPELLSFTKKDWEEITEDVFKKVFKNSAVKRTKLEGLKRNVEFLK; encoded by the coding sequence ATGAACAAAGATCACCTATCATCCATCATAAAATCCGAAGCCAAACGCCTCGGCTTCCTCTCCTGCGGAATCTCCAAAGCTGGTTTCCTCGAAGAAGAAGCACCAAGATTAGAAAGCTGGCTCAACAAAAATATGAACGGTCAAATGAGTTATATGGAAAACCATTTTGACAAAAGATTGGATCCAACGTTATTAGTGGATGGAGCCAAAAGTGTCATTTCATTATTGCTGAATTATTATCCTTCCGAATTTCAAAACGAAGAGAGTTACAAAATTTCAAAATATGCTTATGGACAAGACTATCATTTTGTAATCAAAGAAAAACTCAAAGAACTTTTACATTTTATTCAAACCGAAATAGGCGAAGTTTCCGGACGAGCCTTTGTTGATTCGGCTCCGGTTTTAGACAAAGCTTGGGCAGCCAAAAGCGGTCTGGGTTGGATGGGAAAAAACACCAACCTCATTACCCAAAAAGTGGGTTCTTTCTATTTTATTGCCGAATTAATTGTTGATTTAGAATTAGAATACGACAACCCAACTACCGACCACTGTGGCTCGTGCACAGCCTGTATTGATGCTTGCCCAACCGAAGCCATCGTTGCTCCGTATGTGGTGGATGGCAGCAAATGCATTTCCTATTTTACCATCGAGTTAAAAGAAAATATTCCCACAGAAATGAAAGACAAATTCGATAATTGGGTTTTTGGTTGTGATGTCTGCCAAGATGTTTGTCCGTGGAATCGTTTTTCAAAATCACATAACGAACCGCTTTTTCAAGCGAATCCCGAATTACTTTCTTTTACCAAAAAGGATTGGGAAGAAATCACCGAAGATGTTTTTAAAAAAGTATTTAAAAATTCAGCGGTTAAACGAACTAAGTTGGAAGGGTTGAAGAGGAATGTGGAGTTTTTGAAGTAA
- a CDS encoding four helix bundle protein — translation MGFKFEKLIIWQKAMDFGEEINLLAESFPKREIYNLSSQISRAADSIALNISEGSIEQSKPEFNRFLGYSVRSIAEVVTCLHKAKRRNYINQGLFDKLYKDAFDLMNMTLAFKAQLK, via the coding sequence ATGGGATTTAAATTTGAAAAATTAATTATTTGGCAGAAGGCGATGGATTTTGGTGAAGAAATAAATCTTTTAGCCGAAAGTTTTCCCAAAAGAGAAATTTATAATTTATCCTCGCAAATTTCTAGAGCTGCCGATTCTATCGCCTTAAATATTTCTGAAGGTTCAATTGAGCAATCAAAACCGGAATTCAATCGTTTTTTGGGATATTCTGTTCGTTCTATTGCAGAAGTAGTCACTTGTTTGCATAAAGCAAAACGGAGAAATTATATCAATCAAGGATTATTCGATAAATTATATAAAGATGCTTTTGATTTAATGAATATGACATTAGCATTCAAAGCACAATTAAAATAA
- the ruvB gene encoding Holliday junction branch migration DNA helicase RuvB: MNEYLDPTNKGFNPEELDLEKKLRPLSFDDFAGQDQVLENLKVFVEAANQREEALDHTLFHGPPGLGKTTLANILANELGVGIKITSGPVLDKPGDLAGLLTNLEDRDVLFIDEIHRLSPIVEEYLYSAMEDFKIDIMIESGPNARTVQINLNPFTLVGATTRSGLLTAPMRARFGIQSRLQYYNTELLTTIVQRSSSILKVPISMEAAIEIAGRSRGTPRIANALLRRVRDFAQIKGNGKIDIEIAKYALKALNVDAHGLDEMDNKILNTIIDKFKGGPVGLSTLATAVSESGETIEEVYEPFLIQEGFIMRTPRGREVTEKAYKHLGKIKTNIQGGLF, encoded by the coding sequence ATGAATGAATATTTAGACCCAACCAACAAAGGTTTTAATCCGGAAGAACTCGACCTCGAAAAAAAGTTGAGACCGCTTTCATTTGATGATTTTGCCGGGCAAGACCAGGTTTTAGAAAATTTAAAAGTTTTTGTAGAAGCAGCCAATCAACGGGAAGAAGCTCTTGATCACACCCTTTTTCACGGACCTCCCGGATTAGGAAAAACAACATTAGCGAATATTCTAGCAAATGAATTAGGGGTTGGTATAAAAATCACATCTGGACCAGTGTTGGATAAACCGGGCGATTTGGCCGGATTACTTACGAATTTAGAAGATAGAGATGTGCTCTTTATTGACGAAATTCACCGACTGAGTCCAATTGTAGAAGAATATTTGTATTCTGCAATGGAGGATTTCAAAATTGATATTATGATTGAATCCGGACCAAATGCTAGAACGGTTCAGATCAATTTAAATCCGTTTACATTAGTTGGAGCAACCACTCGTTCAGGCTTACTTACCGCACCAATGCGTGCCCGTTTCGGAATTCAAAGTCGATTGCAATACTATAACACCGAATTATTAACTACCATCGTTCAACGTAGTTCTTCCATTTTGAAAGTGCCAATTTCTATGGAAGCAGCCATTGAAATTGCAGGAAGAAGTCGTGGGACACCACGTATTGCCAATGCATTACTTAGAAGAGTTCGTGATTTTGCTCAAATAAAAGGTAACGGAAAAATCGACATTGAAATTGCCAAATATGCACTAAAAGCTTTGAACGTAGATGCTCACGGTTTAGATGAAATGGACAATAAAATCCTAAACACCATCATTGATAAATTCAAAGGTGGCCCAGTTGGTCTATCTACGCTTGCAACTGCTGTTTCCGAAAGTGGTGAAACCATCGAAGAAGTCTATGAACCTTTTTTAATTCAAGAAGGTTTCATTATGCGAACACCACGTGGAAGGGAAGTAACCGAGAAGGCTTATAAGCATCTTGGTAAAATTAAAACCAATATACAAGGCGGTCTTTTTTAG
- a CDS encoding GNAT family N-acetyltransferase, with the protein MADKYESVELLKNEEKKRFELHVEGHVAFIEYILTNQNVMYLTHTEVPIGLEGKGVGSSIVVKALNFIKSNNFTLAPLCPFVAAYLKRHPEWKEILAPGYHV; encoded by the coding sequence ATGGCAGATAAATATGAATCAGTAGAATTGCTGAAAAATGAAGAAAAGAAACGATTTGAACTTCATGTTGAAGGACATGTGGCTTTTATCGAATATATCCTTACCAATCAAAACGTAATGTATCTAACCCATACCGAAGTGCCTATTGGATTAGAAGGAAAAGGTGTGGGAAGTAGCATCGTTGTCAAAGCATTAAATTTTATCAAATCCAACAATTTTACATTAGCTCCACTTTGCCCTTTTGTTGCGGCTTACTTAAAAAGACATCCGGAATGGAAAGAAATTTTAGCTCCCGGTTATCACGTTTAA
- a CDS encoding (4Fe-4S)-binding protein, whose translation MGKEKEYSNDEVTIVWKAELCTHSANCVKGLPAVFQPKEKPWIKPNDATSEEIINQVNKCPSGALSYYLTKK comes from the coding sequence ATGGGAAAAGAAAAAGAGTATTCAAATGATGAAGTTACTATCGTTTGGAAGGCTGAATTGTGTACACACTCTGCAAATTGTGTAAAAGGTTTGCCCGCGGTTTTTCAACCCAAAGAAAAACCATGGATCAAACCAAATGATGCAACTTCAGAAGAAATTATCAATCAAGTTAATAAATGTCCTTCGGGAGCACTATCCTATTATCTAACTAAAAAATAA
- a CDS encoding cytochrome c oxidase subunit I: MSAHDHANEHDHGHEHEHHHKDTFITKYIFSIDHKMIAKQYLITGLIMGIIGVAMSLLFRMQLAWPEESFKIFNVLLGDKFAPDGVMQNDVYLALVTIHGTIMVFFVLTAGLSGTFSNLLIPLQIGARDMASGFLNMISYWLFFLSSVIMVISLFVESGPASAGWTIYPPLSALPQAIPGSGTGMTLWLVSMAIFIASSLMGSLNYVVTVINLRTKGMSMTRLPLTIWAFFVTAIIGIVSFPVLLSAALLLIFDRSFGTSFFLSDIFIAGEVLHYQGGSPVLFEHLFWFLGHPEVYIVLLPALGITSEIIATNSRKPIFGYRAMIASIIAIAFLSTIVWGHHMFISGMNPFLGSVFTFTTLLIAIPSAVKAFNYITTLWKGNLQLNPAMLFSIGLVSTFITGGLTGIILGDSTLDINVHDTYFVVAHFHLVMGISALYGMFAGIYHWFPRMFGRMLNKNLGYVHFWVTAVCAYGVFFPMHFIGMAGLPRRYYTNTAFPLFDDLQNVNVIITMFALVGGAFQLVFIWNFFHSMFYGKKAEMNPWRSNTLEWTAPVEHIHGNWPGALPEVHRWPYDYSKPGHLEDFVPQTVPMGPDEEKLHH; encoded by the coding sequence ATGTCAGCACACGATCACGCAAACGAACACGATCACGGACACGAGCACGAGCATCACCACAAAGATACTTTTATAACAAAGTACATCTTTAGTATCGATCATAAGATGATTGCTAAGCAATACCTAATCACTGGTTTGATTATGGGTATTATTGGTGTGGCTATGTCATTGTTGTTCAGAATGCAATTAGCTTGGCCTGAAGAATCATTCAAAATTTTTAACGTCCTTCTAGGAGATAAATTTGCTCCTGACGGAGTAATGCAAAATGATGTTTATCTAGCACTTGTAACAATTCACGGAACCATCATGGTATTCTTTGTATTGACTGCTGGTTTGAGCGGAACGTTTAGTAACTTATTAATTCCGTTACAAATTGGAGCTCGTGATATGGCATCTGGTTTCTTGAACATGATTTCCTATTGGTTATTCTTTTTATCAAGTGTAATCATGGTTATTTCATTGTTTGTAGAATCAGGACCAGCCTCTGCCGGATGGACAATTTATCCACCACTTAGTGCTCTTCCGCAGGCAATACCTGGTTCTGGAACCGGTATGACGTTGTGGTTGGTTTCTATGGCTATTTTTATTGCTTCTTCATTAATGGGATCATTAAATTATGTGGTTACCGTTATCAACCTTAGAACAAAAGGAATGTCTATGACAAGATTACCTTTAACAATTTGGGCTTTCTTTGTAACAGCAATTATCGGTATCGTATCTTTCCCTGTTCTTTTATCAGCAGCGTTATTGTTGATTTTTGATAGAAGTTTTGGTACCTCATTCTTCCTTTCGGATATTTTTATCGCCGGTGAAGTATTGCATTACCAAGGTGGTTCGCCAGTTTTGTTTGAACACTTATTTTGGTTCTTAGGACACCCGGAAGTTTACATCGTTTTATTACCAGCATTAGGAATCACATCAGAAATTATTGCAACCAATTCACGTAAGCCAATTTTTGGTTACCGTGCCATGATTGCTTCCATTATAGCGATTGCATTTTTATCAACTATCGTATGGGGTCACCACATGTTTATCTCAGGAATGAATCCATTCTTAGGGTCTGTGTTTACCTTTACAACTTTGTTGATTGCAATTCCTTCCGCAGTAAAAGCGTTCAACTATATCACAACTTTATGGAAAGGTAACCTTCAGTTAAATCCTGCGATGTTATTTTCTATCGGATTAGTTTCTACTTTTATCACCGGAGGTTTAACGGGTATTATTTTAGGAGATAGTACACTTGATATTAACGTTCACGATACTTACTTCGTAGTTGCTCACTTCCACTTAGTAATGGGTATTTCTGCTCTTTACGGAATGTTTGCCGGAATCTATCATTGGTTCCCAAGAATGTTCGGAAGAATGTTAAACAAAAATTTAGGTTATGTTCACTTCTGGGTAACTGCTGTTTGTGCGTATGGAGTTTTCTTCCCAATGCACTTTATTGGAATGGCCGGTTTACCAAGACGTTATTACACCAACACTGCTTTCCCATTATTTGATGATTTACAAAACGTAAATGTTATCATTACAATGTTTGCTTTAGTAGGTGGTGCTTTCCAATTAGTATTTATTTGGAATTTCTTCCACAGTATGTTCTACGGTAAAAAAGCCGAAATGAATCCATGGAGATCAAATACATTAGAATGGACAGCTCCAGTAGAGCACATTCATGGAAACTGGCCAGGTGCTCTTCCTGAAGTTCACAGATGGCCTTATGATTATAGTAAGCCTGGGCATTTAGAAGATTTTGTGCCGCAAACCGTTCCAATGGGTCCGGACGAAGAAAAATTACATCACTAA
- a CDS encoding cytochrome c oxidase subunit II — protein sequence MTSLLVLVVLVLVSVAIWQLTKIFDLTQIGGDADNSQVANDNDNNVNGYLMFAFLVFIYITTIVCVVKYGHFPLMSNSASEHGVEVDRLMWISMILIFFVQTITQALLHYFAYKYRGKKGNTALYFADNNKLEMIWSIIPAITLAGLILYGLYAWTNIMFVDEETENPMVVEIYAKQFGWEVRYAGEDNVLGKANVRYIEGINTLGVDLADPNAQDDIPASELHLPKGVKVIFKIRSQDVLHSAYMPHFRAQMNCVPGMVTQFAFVPTVTTLDMRNSPEMQEKVATINKIRAEKSKDLVAKGEAALDPYTFDYLLLCNKICGKSHYNMQMKIVVESKEDFKKWLSEKQTLAQVMKAQEQTIEEIKTETDSTKVVVDSTLVAQVVDKK from the coding sequence ATGACAAGTTTGTTAGTACTAGTTGTTTTAGTTTTAGTATCAGTAGCCATTTGGCAATTGACCAAAATATTTGATTTAACGCAAATAGGAGGTGACGCTGATAATTCTCAAGTGGCTAATGACAATGATAATAATGTAAATGGTTATTTAATGTTTGCCTTTTTGGTGTTCATTTATATTACAACTATTGTTTGTGTAGTTAAGTATGGTCATTTTCCATTAATGAGTAATTCGGCTTCAGAACATGGAGTAGAAGTGGATCGTTTGATGTGGATTTCGATGATTTTAATTTTCTTCGTTCAAACAATTACGCAAGCATTATTACATTACTTCGCCTACAAATACAGAGGGAAAAAAGGAAATACTGCCTTGTATTTTGCGGATAACAACAAATTAGAAATGATTTGGAGTATCATTCCTGCGATTACATTAGCCGGTTTAATTCTTTACGGATTATATGCTTGGACAAATATTATGTTTGTGGATGAAGAAACAGAAAACCCAATGGTTGTGGAAATTTACGCAAAACAATTCGGGTGGGAAGTTCGTTATGCCGGTGAAGATAATGTGTTAGGAAAAGCAAACGTTCGTTATATTGAAGGAATTAATACTTTAGGTGTAGATTTAGCAGATCCAAATGCTCAAGATGATATTCCTGCTTCAGAATTACATTTACCAAAAGGTGTAAAAGTGATTTTTAAAATTCGTTCACAAGACGTTTTGCACTCAGCCTACATGCCTCACTTTAGAGCTCAAATGAACTGTGTTCCGGGTATGGTTACACAATTTGCATTTGTTCCTACTGTTACAACGCTTGATATGAGAAACTCTCCTGAAATGCAGGAAAAAGTTGCTACAATCAATAAAATCAGAGCAGAGAAAAGCAAAGATTTAGTTGCAAAAGGTGAAGCCGCTTTAGACCCATATACATTTGATTACCTTTTATTGTGTAACAAAATTTGTGGAAAATCTCATTACAACATGCAAATGAAAATTGTAGTTGAGAGCAAAGAAGACTTCAAGAAGTGGTTAAGCGAAAAGCAAACACTTGCACAAGTTATGAAAGCTCAGGAACAAACTATTGAAGAGATTAAAACAGAAACAGATTCTACAAAAGTTGTGGTAGATTCAACTTTAGTAGCTCAAGTAGTAGATAAAAAATAG
- a CDS encoding quinol:cytochrome C oxidoreductase: MYTFSSKLKVFSFVLIIVGLLGIGYSFISAPKTTADVEKILEAEAHGHHGARDAHAHDAHGHDAHSAEAHTEHEEHLNHVLHQLQNKPWAALYVAAIFFMLISLGALAFYAIQNVAQAGWSPVLFRVMQGITAYLPWGSAIFFILLVVSALHFNHLFVWMDPELVNPESPKFDKLLNGKIGYLNEWFWLIRAAVFIIGWNLYRYFSRKNCLAQDEASDNAFYKKNFNISAGFLVFFIVTESIMSWDWIMSVDPHWFSTLFGWYVFASFFVSGITVIAMVTLYLKSRGYLEHVNTSHIHDLAKFMFGISVFWTYLWFSQFMLIWYSNIPEEVTYFVTRIEQYNLPFFGMVAMNFIFPFLILINTDFKRITWVLVMAGVVILLGHYVDFFNMIMPATVGDRWFIGIGEIGSLLFFLGLFILIVFTALTKAPLLPKRNPFIEESKHFHY; encoded by the coding sequence ATGTATACCTTTTCAAGTAAATTAAAAGTTTTTTCCTTTGTTCTAATAATCGTTGGATTGTTGGGAATTGGATATAGTTTTATTTCTGCTCCAAAAACCACAGCCGATGTAGAAAAAATTCTTGAAGCTGAAGCTCATGGTCATCACGGTGCTCGCGATGCTCATGCTCATGATGCACACGGACACGATGCTCACAGTGCAGAAGCACACACAGAACACGAAGAACATTTAAACCATGTTTTACATCAGTTGCAAAATAAACCTTGGGCTGCATTGTATGTTGCGGCTATCTTTTTCATGTTAATTTCACTTGGAGCATTGGCTTTCTATGCAATTCAAAATGTTGCTCAAGCAGGTTGGTCTCCGGTATTGTTTAGAGTAATGCAAGGAATCACGGCCTATTTGCCATGGGGTTCTGCTATCTTTTTTATATTATTAGTAGTTTCTGCTTTACATTTTAATCATTTATTTGTTTGGATGGATCCTGAATTAGTTAATCCGGAAAGTCCAAAATTTGATAAACTTCTAAATGGCAAAATTGGATATTTGAACGAATGGTTCTGGTTAATCAGAGCAGCAGTATTCATCATTGGATGGAATTTATATCGTTACTTCTCCAGAAAAAATTGTTTGGCTCAAGACGAAGCTTCAGATAATGCTTTCTACAAAAAGAATTTTAATATTTCAGCAGGATTTTTAGTGTTCTTTATCGTAACAGAATCAATCATGTCTTGGGACTGGATTATGTCTGTTGATCCACACTGGTTTTCTACCTTATTTGGATGGTATGTATTTGCTTCCTTCTTCGTAAGTGGAATTACAGTGATTGCAATGGTAACATTATACCTAAAATCAAGAGGTTATTTAGAACATGTAAACACAAGCCACATTCACGACTTAGCTAAATTTATGTTTGGTATCAGTGTGTTTTGGACGTACTTATGGTTCTCACAATTCATGTTGATTTGGTACTCTAACATCCCTGAGGAAGTTACTTATTTTGTAACAAGAATAGAACAATATAATTTACCTTTCTTCGGAATGGTTGCCATGAACTTTATTTTCCCATTCTTAATCTTAATTAATACGGATTTCAAACGTATTACTTGGGTTTTGGTAATGGCAGGAGTAGTAATTTTATTAGGTCATTATGTTGATTTCTTCAACATGATTATGCCTGCTACCGTTGGAGACAGATGGTTTATTGGAATCGGAGAGATTGGTTCATTGCTTTTCTTCCTTGGATTATTTATTTTAATAGTGTTCACAGCTTTAACAAAAGCACCATTATTACCAAAAAGAAATCCATTTATCGAAGAAAGTAAACATTTTCATTATTAA
- a CDS encoding c-type cytochrome — protein MKSLFKIALLFGLAVSVTSCFNSKSPNYQFFPNMYESVGYETYAESEAFNGENQLKGQTAQEPPVGSVKRGFEIYDYENSTAGYELAKANLVSPLDSISDKEAAKGKELYGIYCAICHGDSGNGKGKLVEREKFLGVPSYADRPVTQGSVFHVITYGLNSMGSHANQLSQHERWLVTDYVLQLKSKL, from the coding sequence ATGAAAAGCTTATTTAAAATAGCCCTATTGTTTGGATTAGCCGTTTCGGTTACCTCTTGTTTTAACAGCAAAAGTCCAAATTATCAATTTTTTCCAAATATGTACGAATCAGTTGGGTATGAAACTTATGCTGAATCAGAAGCATTTAATGGTGAAAATCAATTGAAAGGACAAACCGCACAAGAACCGCCAGTAGGAAGTGTGAAAAGAGGTTTTGAAATTTATGATTATGAAAATTCAACAGCCGGATACGAATTAGCAAAAGCTAACCTAGTTTCTCCTCTTGATTCAATTTCTGATAAAGAAGCTGCTAAAGGAAAAGAACTTTACGGAATTTATTGTGCCATTTGTCACGGAGATTCCGGAAATGGTAAAGGAAAATTAGTAGAAAGAGAAAAATTCTTGGGAGTTCCAAGTTATGCTGATAGACCGGTTACGCAAGGAAGTGTTTTTCATGTGATAACCTACGGATTGAACTCTATGGGTTCTCATGCTAATCAATTATCGCAACACGAACGTTGGTTAGTGACTGATTATGTTCTTCAGTTAAAAAGTAAATTATAA
- a CDS encoding DUF3341 domain-containing protein: MSTKVIQALYNDDDILMDAVKETRKAHHHIEEVYTPFPVHGLDKAMGLAPTRLAIASFMYGCVGLSFATWMMNYIMIQDWPQDIGGKPSFSYIENMPAFVPIMFELTVFFAAHLMVITFYMRSKLWPFKEAENPDVRTTDDHFLMEVAVHNNEQELSDFLKKTGAVEIKVVEKH, encoded by the coding sequence ATGAGTACTAAAGTTATACAGGCACTATATAATGATGATGACATCCTAATGGATGCCGTGAAAGAGACTCGCAAAGCTCATCATCATATTGAAGAAGTTTACACTCCTTTTCCGGTTCACGGTTTGGATAAAGCCATGGGGTTAGCTCCAACTCGATTAGCAATTGCGTCGTTTATGTATGGTTGTGTCGGACTTTCATTTGCTACTTGGATGATGAATTACATCATGATTCAAGATTGGCCACAAGATATCGGAGGAAAACCAAGTTTTAGTTATATCGAAAACATGCCGGCATTCGTGCCTATTATGTTTGAGCTAACGGTTTTCTTTGCTGCTCACTTAATGGTAATTACTTTTTATATGAGAAGTAAATTATGGCCATTCAAAGAAGCAGAAAATCCGGATGTTAGAACAACAGACGACCACTTTTTAATGGAAGTTGCTGTTCATAATAACGAACAAGAACTGTCTGACTTTTTAAAGAAAACAGGAGCAGTTGAAATTAAAGTTGTAGAAAAGCATTAA